GTTGTCATTGAATTGATAAACATTGTCTTCAGTTTTACCCTTTGTACAAAATGAAATCTTCCTGTCCCTGTCTTACTGAACTCCTCTCTCTTCATACACACAGATGTGTGTATGCATTCACactcatatgtgtatattatatatatatgtatgcttacatatatatatatataatatgacacTGATTACTAATGGTTACTATTAAATAActcagttaatttattttttccacataAAAGGATTGGCTGCTTTTTATGGATGAAAAGACTATCCTGCTACATTCCCATCTTCAGCAATTTCACACACTCATGTTACTTTGGATTCTTGCACACAGAATTTGATAGCAATGAAGCCAAAGTATACATTAATCTAGCAAAGATTttcaagtttgtttttgttttcctggaTCAAGTTTCCTGACCTCTCTGCATAAAAAAAGGGGACCAATGACATAGTGGAAAGGAATACTGGTTTTAGTGTCAGCAAATCAATTAAGGATTTAGATGTATTCTAGTATATCAGTGAGCAAAGTCAGAAATGAAGTTCTTCATTTAGAATCCTGTCTAtgccatttattatctgtgtagaTCACTCTGAAGTCCCATATTCCCTGGAATAATTTATAAAGTTAAAGCTCTGTCAGCAGCTGAATATCATTGCCTTTGGAAATGTTTATCCTCTGGATTCAGGCAGAGAAACAGTAGATAGCAAAGGAGTATGGGGGAATTCAGGAATATGCCTTTTGTATTAGCAGAACAAGactgagaaataaaggaaagtaaaggaggaagaaaatcagTTTCAGAAAAGAGTGCTCATATTTTCCTTCTAACTTAGGATGAtggtaatagatttagagctggaaggaaattcagagatCATTGCATCTAAatccattattttacaaatgaaaaaactgaggccaagagaggttgagtgacttggcccAGAACCACAAAGCTAAGTGTCCGAGATAGAATTTCAAtccaagttctcctgactccaacacCAGTGGTCTATTTAATATACCACACTGCCAGTAACTATCTAGTAATACCAACACATTTTGAATAACATAATAGGagtcaataggaaaaaaaagtatttgtcaTATGGAAAGTGGCCTGGTGGTGGACAAATTTCCAGCAATACATTTGTTCCATGACTGAAATATAGTGATACTCCAGTCCTGCTGCTTCTGACACACACAAGAAACTTTTTCCTTCCTATGTGGGTAAGAAATTCTACaggatgtttttgttttcctagCCCATGTGCACTGAGTAGGGAATAGAGATCCTTCTCTATTTCCTCTCATCTATCCttacatagttattatttctttaaagggTTAAAGAGAGAGCAAGATgggtaaatattagctattaggTATAAGAGATTCAGTCACCCACAAAATAAAGATAGTGAGTGGCCATAATATCCGGGGTTATTGTAATGCTTGTTGCAATGTTCTCTTAGAGCAAGGATGTCTCAATGTAACCTCACATTCCATACATCTAAAAGTCAGGTAATTAGTTTTTACCATAAAAATTGTATTTCCATCTGCAGTCACTGTTTCTCAGAATACCGGAGTTGTAGGGAACTTCACCTCCCCTAGTCCTCCTACAAAATGACTTCTAAAACAtgctgacaagtggtcattctgCTTTTTCTTAAAGACTTTCAGTATGGACAATCAAATTATATCCTGGGGCAACTATATTTCTGGTTAGCTCATTTGTTAGGACACTTTTTCCTTCTATGAAATCTAAATTTATGTCTTTATATGTTCTATTGCTCTCTATTGCTCTGCCTTTTGGTATCAAATTGAATAAGTATGATCAGTTTTTTCCACAGCATGGtttatcaaatatttgaagaaagctTCCTAtccccccaagtcttctcttccgCAAGCTGAACATTCTTAGTTCATGCAATTAACCTGTACATGGCATGATCTTGAGGCCCCCCCATTTTCCTGGTTGCCTCTTTTCTGGGCACTCTTTACCTCACcagcatccttcctaaaatatgacatCCAGAATTGAACAAAGTACTCCAGATGTAATTTGACCAAGGCAGAGTTCAGAGGAGCCATTTATTCCTAATGCTGGAAGTTATGTCTCTTAAAGCAGGTCAAGATTATGTTGGATTTTTTTGGCTGCATGTGGGTTACATTTTGactaatatataaattaaaaactgCCCTCTAACCATTTCTCCCTAATGTTGTGGGTGGGAAGACAAATTTATTGAACCTAAatgttatattttacattttttccccattaaattttCTGGTGTTAGATTCAAGCCAGGGTCCTAGGGTTCTAAGATCCTAATGGAGTCTGTCATTAATGTGTTAGCTCCCCCTTCCAGCTTTGTGCTACCTATAAATTTGATAAAGATACCATCTATGCTCCTAtgcaagtcattaataaaatgtttaagaGCATAGTGCCAAGCACAGATTATTGGGATACTGTAGATTTTCTTCCTAGATGATATTTAACCATTAATGATCAATACCTGAGTCTAACCATTCAACCAGCTCTTAGTCTATCTCACTGTACTATTTTCTGTCCCATATCCCTTCACCAAGGCAGgatggtaaaatggaaagagtgctggatttagaatgAGAGCAAATCCCAGCCCAGCCACTTGTGCTTTAAGTGACTACCACTGTTCACTTCTTGGGACATCAGCTTCCTTCTTAGTAACATGAGAAAGTTATGCTAGATGACCAttaaggttccttttagctctaagcCAATTATCTTATGTTCTGatccacacacacataaatacacaaaatgaaagATGTGCAAGTGCTTTGGTAAAACCTAGACAAATAGTATTTACACTGTTCCCTGATCTGTCAGTTCCCCTGtcaaagaaaagaagtaaatttagTCTGGCCTAAATGATCCGTTCTTCATAAGTATTCTGGATATTTGTGCCTTCTTCTTTAGATGCTTAATACAAATCTCTTTACTAATATATTCTATAATTATTGCCTAGAAGTGAAGTCAACAAGTAAATTCTATTCCAATCTCCCTATGGCATTATCATTTACCAAGTATTCCATGTTTGAGGCCTTggagttatccttgactctttttccctttcttgcttCTTATAACCAATCAATTAGGAAGTCCTATTAAATTCTACCTCAACACAGTCTCATATGTTTATACCTTTCCCTTTATTTCCATTGTCATCACCCTAGCAATTGCACTTATTGCTACCTTCTTGGACCTCTTAATAATAAACCTCTTAATAGATCTCTCTCTATTATCCctcccctccaatccatccttcatattGCTAGCAGATTAGTCTTTCATTAGCATATATCTAGTCATGTTAAATCTTCTACTCAAAAATATGTAGTAATTTCTTCCTGCCTACCAAATAAAGTTTGAACTCCTTTAGCTCCCACTCAAGTCTATCTATAAACTGGTACTCCTTACCTCACCACTATTATCTCATAACATTCCTAATACTCTCAGAAGTCTTTTCCTTGAAAACTAACTGCATTTTCACAGCTCTGTGCCCTTGTTCATTCACTTATGTTTTTTATGTCTACAATGACCTTTATTATCCTCTTAACCTctttaatttttctcattcttagaAGACAAACTTGGATGCTACCTACTCCATGAAGTGATCTTGGATCTCCCCTGTTCATTGTCATATTCCTCTACTGAAGTTCATATAAAACTGTCTTTTGTACCCTGCTAATACACTTTTATTTAATGTTATTTGTTACCCTCCTCCTAGACTATAAGCCCACTGGGACAGGCTACATTTTGTGCCTTCCTTAATGTCTAGCACAGTACTCCACACATGGTTCATGTTTAATAAGTTAATTGGTTTTAATTCAGAGTTTACAGTAAGTAATATATGGTTGCAGAAGATTATAGGTCTATCAGTTTGGGAAGATAAACAAAGCTAACATCTATGTAGGGCTtaatatgtgtcagacactatgctaagaactttccaattattatctcattttatcctcacaacaaatcctGAAAGCTAAgtcctattattattcccattttacagatgagaaatttgaggcaacTAGTGAATATCTGTGGCCAGATTTaggctcaggtcttcctgactcaatgtCTGGTGTGTCATCTGGCTACCTGACCATAAGAGTAAAAGTAGATTAGCATCCTGGTTCATGATGAGAAAAGAGAATCTCAGCCCTTTTCTAATTGTGACCATTATCAGAGTTTCTACCCTGGGGGAGATAATATAACTGATGGGAATTGGTATCACACTGATGGTGTATTGGTTGCCTTGGGAGACAAATATTTCTATTCACACAAAGGCAACATGCAGCTAATCTACACAATGCAATAATTGTTGCTATTTATGAGACTAGTCCCTCACTAATACAGCTACAGAAGGCTAAAGTCTAAGGGAAAAGGAAGGTGTTAGCAGAGACTGTGTTTGCAATGAAGCAGCCATGCTAGGGTTTGGAGAAAGCTATCACCATTTGGAAGTAGTCCATGGTGGCCTTGTGAGTCCTGGTTCAGTGGAAGCATGATACCTCTTAAAGCCACCTAAGATTCCTCATTTATGGTATGCTTAACAAAAGCATGATAATCACATTGTATTTGGAGGCTACCTTTTACATACGTGTCCACCTTCTTGCTATCCTGCTTCCTTGAAATGGTGATTAAAAACCACAAAACCTCATCCATTCTAAAAACATTTGTGGAGTAAATACTATAGACTCAGAATATTTCAAAAcgctatggaaaaaaaaattaagcttaaGACACTGTCCCACACTGTGAGATTTTTACATGAGGTAAGAAATTGTTAGCAggttatgtttttttctcttgcttttcaaTGGAAACCCTGCAgaaaagggtgaaaaaaaaaaggaacttagaTCTCTGAAACCTTGTACCCTGAATAAACTTTTTTGGTCATGTAATCTACACCAGAAACTTATTCAAAAGCATCTTATTTCTGTAACTCATTGGAGAAACAATAACTCGACAAGTATTTACGAGGCACCTACTTTGACAGAGCACTAAGGAGATTAAAATATTTGGGTAAGATCTGAACTCTGACTTCATGTAGTTTACAATTTAacggggaagggagagaaaggggaacaTAACTATACAAAACAACTACAATATGAACACTctaatataaaacaatatatcaTAAGTGCAAAAGAGAGATGCCAACAAATTACTGTGTAAGATTCTAGGAAGGAAAGATCACTACTGGGTAGTAGGGGAACAAAAAAGACTTCATAAGGATATGTTTTCACTTGGCTCCAAAGGATGagtatgatttaaaaaatcaagaatgGAGAGTCATTTCTAggcagagagaatagaatgagtGAAGGTACAGTGTGGGAAAGTCTTGTGTTTGGGGCGGGGTAAAGGGGAAGGGTAAAAAATCCCATTTGGCTGAAACATAAAGTATTGCAAGAGACTGCACTGTGTGAGGTAAATCTGGAAAGCTAATGGGAGGCAGGGGACTGACTTAGGCTGGCACTTGATCTATTTAGCTTTAACATTAGAATGAAACAACATACTAAACAGGTCAGAAGTCATCCACCAATTAACATAGGAAGGATAGTcaacaaagatactgcagtgcttAGAGCTGGTATATGTATCATCACCACTCCTTTTTACCTTTATGTAGAAATGAGTCTGGTCAGCAAGGGACTCCAGAAACCTTGGAACATCAACCATGTCTGAAGGGCCTTGACACTATGTGAATGAATGTTTTTATATTCTTAGGTGACCATGAAGCCACATCAATATGGTTGAAGCTACTAGGAAACTTCACTGAGGGAGAAACAGCCTGATTCTTACTGGCTCCTGGGCCATTAAAGTTCTAGAGATGGCACTGTCacctttcagggaaaaaaaagactaacccTGTTGACGTGGTCCTATcatctgtaacagcaaggacctcgACATATGCAGGAGGGCCTCctatacaggttcttaggtctattttctaaaaagaaagcaacttttgaggggtcaacaatcatttaatcaagcacatatatcattcacttaattcagggggaaaagtcagaacCCTaaccttcagagaaaatgcagaaataaagaccaacagacagggcttccacctgtctgaccataagcaatatgtaCATCACAGATtgacagacagatccaactgtctgatcatacatacatagttaccagacagagaagcaccaacatctgggttttcaaagccggggggcttcttagtggctgcccagagtctcctctggccaaataaacacttccagtgagtaagccccaaagtaaaacctcacctcatttatacatttttcagagctggagggcaggaccttctgacccagtgcctcaatagaaattaacaaaagttattgaggcctattaatgggcagggaagatctgtaaatcttccccccacccaccattaatcTTAAATGACCATGATattattcagcaaactcctcccaccccaggctccatgtgactcaggcttccctgtagtccaagcaggtcacatgggcctattaatgaataggaaagttctctccatttaaattatcatcaCACTGAGGCAACTCCACTTCtggatagttctaattattaaattatactCATATATACTCAATATACTCATAATCCTCAACAGCTCCAAGAAAGGAGAGGATGGTCTCAAGGGGACAGAAGCTGAGCCCATATTTCTCCTCAGAGATGTAAAGAGAATAACAAAAAGTATAAAgttaggaaagaagggagaataaTAATCAAGCCAGGAAAGAGACAAACAGCAAGATAGATTCCCGGCTTAAAGAGTTTTAtggagacagggaagatcaagactcAAACCCAACAGaaaatgaccccaaaacactaacAAGCAAAACTCCAGGCCTAGACACAAGTCCAGGCAGAATTCAGGGAAGAGCTGAAgcttgttttaaggatcaaaagatgatttttaaaatcaaatgaaaatgctATGAGACAACatgggaaaaaggaataagagcTACAGAACAaaaatttggaataagaatttaCAGTTCAGAATATGAGGTATAATACTTTacccaaggggaaaaaaactccctgaaaattacaATGGATCAAATAAAACTTAATATCTCTATGACAcaagaaatagtaaaataaagtcaaacagaagaaaatataaggtatattACAGCAAAAACAACTAACTAGGAAAACAGTTAAAGAcatataatttaagaatcattggattacctaaaagtcatgaccaaaaacaaaagcctaaacatcatatttcaaaaagtcataaatgaaaactatccAGCATCTCTATGAACCAGAAGGAAAGgttagaaaaaaaatcccctggtcatcttctgaaagaaaccttataatgaaaactccaaagaaaattatagtcaaAATCCAAAGCTTCCAGGTCAAAATAGTGTTAGACTGTATGGGAACTCAAACTCAGCTAAGTTTTATCCTAAAATACTAACCATTATACCTACTCTACATAACTTTTATTTACTGACCAggtaaaaatgaacattttccttatttatacCTGACCAGATCTATGCATAAGGAAAATCAATCTGGCTCtaatatgaagggaaaaaatagaggatcattaaaatatgtataaaagcAAATAGAAGGTCAGAAGAAGGTGACTAataagcaaaacaatttttaaaatgttttgaatttattatatactttttttttttttaccaaccaCACTGaatagagattcacagtttcatatacaatgcTCATTTACGTTCTCCTTTGAATACGGAAATCCTCatggatttgtgtgtgtgtgtgtgtgtgtgtgtgtatgcatgcattaagttcagaataaaaacaaaacagttctatACATTAAAAGTTAGATATATGATAcaggagaaatgaaaggaatgattTAAAGAAGATAGGAACCCAAGTTCCCAATATAACTCTTTCCAGACCACTAGTAATCTATAAAGTTATACAAAGCCATGgttaaatgaagaaagaaatctagcgtTATGATTAGCCAGTAGGATTCATACTAGACTAATCAAGACCCAATCCAAAATCATCCAGTAGTCCTAGAATGTACTCATAGAAGGGAGTGTAACATAGTATAAAAGTCAATGAACCGGGAGTAAGGAAATATTATGATTTCACATTAACCAGCAGCACATTAACTTTTGTCAAGTCAATTCACTTCTGaaccttgtctgtaaaatggggttggacCTCTATATTCTGTAGTCTTTGGAAAGGCATATCTCCTCTCTGATTATCAAAACCAGGAATTCAAAGACCTGGACAAGGAGACTAAGAATCAAAGGTAGATTAACAAGACATGTTAGCTTTAGGATGCTAAGGATATAGTGTCATCTTAAATGGGATGAGAGATAGTGACCAGGATTTAATAGTAAAAGTATTACTATCCAAATGACTATTTTGATACAGTGACTGAGTAACATTTGTTTCTTGGACATTTATAGAATATATGTTTGACCATAACATGAGCAGAGTAATGCACCTACTTGTGTAGGCATGTATTTTCTATGCAAGCATAGAAAACAGATGTTGGAGGTAGGAAAACCAATTAGGAACTTTCTTCTAATGGTATAAGTAGGAGGAGAGAAGGTACTGTTAGGTTCAGTCTAAGATCATTGGAAATAGTGCTGAAATAAGAATTTTGCTCCAATCTATCCCAATTGAGACCCATTTCCATGGTTAAGTTTTGTGTCAGTCTTCTCAAGTGAAAGGAATACACTGAAGGAGTAAAAGGTGAATATAAAATTCTGCAGTTTCCTATGATATTAGAATGATAAACTGATTGCTGTTGTTGAAGAGGacgatgtcttgacttgcaggtgaattagatttgaatgagggagggttggGCAAAGCTGACAGCTTCACTCTTTTTCAGAGTTAttagagtccagtggcaagaagaAGGTCAAGAGAGACACtggtgacccaggatgcagtgggtgaccatTGTCTTTCTAgattaagatctttcccaggtctcagtttgtctgaggccacaGCCATTTGATGtctaagggctaggtaagaattggaACAAAAGATGGGCATCCAGTGGAGGATGGTAAAGAGCCTCAAATTTATGGTATATCTTTGTTAAAGGAAGATCTTTTAAAGAAGCTGATGTTTAGCTTGAAGAAATGAAGGTTCAGAGAGAGacatgatatctgtctttctgGATCTGAAAGGGTATcattcagaaaaatgaatcagATTTGTTTTGTCTGTCCTCAGACTGAGGTGAGTACAATGAGGGGATGTCACAAAGAAACAAATATGGGATTCGAgtaaggaaaatttttttttatgattagaAGTATACCTAAGTAGAATGGGGTGGCTTTGGGAGACAGTAGTTTCCCCCAAAAGCAGGTCTTCCAGGAtaggctggatgactacttgaTAGGTAAATTGTAGATGGTCTTTTTGCAGGAGGGTCACTGTGGTCTTTTGAAGTAACACTAAGATTCTgtgcttattttaattttgttgtttgaCATATAGTTCTGTAAATCATGTCACTGAACTAGACTGGTCAAACAATGACAGAATACCTGGCTTTTACttctaagaaaaaacaaacttattAAAAATGACTGCTGAGAATAAACTTAGTCTTAACACCTTATACTATAGGGATTTCTCTGTAGTCGTTAggggaagttgttttttttcttcattagagCATGAGATCGTTGATGCTGATGGGACAACTCAGGGGAAATCACCTCTTAAATAAAACTCTGATACTGAGCAGCCTACTCATGTGCATCTCAAGTCACAGCTGTTCTGAACAAGGTTTTCAAAAGGTAAATAATGAAAAAGGACCATTTCCCATGGATAGTAAATGACATTTTCTActacttttaaaagtatttctagCTATTTAGTCATTTACTTAGTTTACTTACCTCATGATAGATTGCTAGTAGAATTTTAACTTCTAAATATACCAAAAGACTTGGGAATCATTTTCAAGTGTAATAATTCATAATTGATATGAAAATGTAATaagttgcaaaacaaaatcaTGCTAACTTTCACATTTAAGagactttttcctccttttccaggATCAAGAAGGATTCTTCCAGGAAAGTAATGACCACTAATTTGTCTCAACTACCAGTTGTACAGTTGTGCTATGAGAATGTCAATGGATCTTGCATCAAAACCCCTTACTCCCCAGGACCTAGAGCCATCCTGTATGCGGTGCTTGGTTTTGGGGCAGTGCTGGCAGTATTTGGCAACTTACTGGTTATCATCGCTATACTTCATTTCAAACAGCTGCACACACCTACCAACTTCCTTATTGCTTCCTTGGCCTGTGCTGACTTTTTAGTTGGGGTGACTGTGATGCCCTTCAGTACGGTGAGGTCTGTGGAGAGCTGCTGGTACTTTGGGGAGAGTTACTGTAAATTTCACACGTGTTTTGACACATCATTTTGTTTTGCATCCCTCTTTCACTTGTGCTTCATCTCCATTGACAGGTACATTGCTGTCACCGACCCTTTGGTCTATCCAACAAAGTTTACGGTTTCTGTTTCAGGGATATGCATTGccctctcctggttcttttcagtGACATacagcttttctattttttacacTGGGGCCAATGATGATGGCATAGAGGACTTGGTACTTGCACTTACTTGTGTAGGAGGTTGTCAGGCTCCACTGAATCAGAATTgggttttactttgttttcttttattctttgtaccCACAGTTGCCATGGTCATTATATATGGCAAGATTTTTCTGGTGGCTAAACAGCAGGCTAGAAAAATAGAAAGCACCAGCAGTCAAACCCAGGCATCTGCAGAGAGCTATAAGGACAGAGTGGCCAAACGAGAGAGAAAGGCTGCCAAAACACTCGGGATTGCTATGGCTGCCTTTCTTGTTTCTTGGTTGCCATACATTATCGATGCAGTAATTGATGCTTATATGAATTTCATAACTCCCCCTTATGTCTATGAGATTTTAGTGTGGTGTGTTTATTATAATTCAGCTATGAATCCCTTGATCTATGCCTTCTTTTACCCTTGGTTTCGGAAAGCAATAAAACTGATTGTGAGTGGCAGAGTCTTAAGGAATGATTCTTCAACAATGAATTTATTTTCTGAGGAAGCAGAAA
The DNA window shown above is from Notamacropus eugenii isolate mMacEug1 chromosome 2, mMacEug1.pri_v2, whole genome shotgun sequence and carries:
- the LOC140526814 gene encoding trace amine-associated receptor 9 — translated: MTTNLSQLPVVQLCYENVNGSCIKTPYSPGPRAILYAVLGFGAVLAVFGNLLVIIAILHFKQLHTPTNFLIASLACADFLVGVTVMPFSTVRSVESCWYFGESYCKFHTCFDTSFCFASLFHLCFISIDRYIAVTDPLVYPTKFTVSVSGICIALSWFFSVTYSFSIFYTGANDDGIEDLVLALTCVGGCQAPLNQNWVLLCFLLFFVPTVAMVIIYGKIFLVAKQQARKIESTSSQTQASAESYKDRVAKRERKAAKTLGIAMAAFLVSWLPYIIDAVIDAYMNFITPPYVYEILVWCVYYNSAMNPLIYAFFYPWFRKAIKLIVSGRVLRNDSSTMNLFSEEAEID